The window CTGGAGCTGCGCGGGATCTCCTGTATCAAACTGGAAGAAGCGCCTGCGCCCAGACGGTCCATCGTCTCATCCCGTTCCTTCGGCGCTCCGGTGGAATTGCGGGCTCATGCGCATGAAGCCGTTGCCGCCTACATGACCCGCGCGGCGGAGAAATTGCGGCGGGAGTCGCTTGTGGCGCATAGCGTGGGCGTGTTTGTGCGGACCAATTCCTTTAAGAAGGAAGAACCGCAGTATTCCAACTTCATAACCCGCAATCTTGCCCGCCCCTCGGACTACACCCCGCTGTTGCTGCATGAAGGGCGCGAGTTGCTGGATGCCATTTTCAAGGATGGCTACCGCTACAAGAAAGTGGGGGTGATGCTGGCGGGGTTGGAGTCAAAGCACGGCAGGCAGGGCAACTTGCTGGATTGCCTGAGCGGCGAGACGGAGCGTGACGGTGCCCGCGATGCGTTGATGCGGGCGACGGATGCCATCAATGCCCGCTTCGGACGCGGCACCGTGCAGTTTGCCGCCGGTGGCGTGAAGACGGAATGGCAGATGCGGCAGGACTTTCGTTCCCCTCGCTACACAACGGACTGGAAGGAACTTGCCGCAGTCCGTTAGGTGCTATCTATCATTCTACAACCATTGACAGAATGTGGATTGAGGCGAATTATGCCTTCCGATTCCGGCATGCCGGAAGAACCTGATTGCGGAGGTACATGATATGGCCCTCTCCACGTGGATTGCGTATGCGCTGATCATGACGGTCATCGCCTATACTCCCGGTCCCATGACTCTGTTTTCCATGTCCTCCGGCGTACGGCACGGATTCTGGCGCACGCTGCCGGGCATCATGGGCGGTTCGTCCGCTTACATCATTCAGATGTGTATCGTGTATGTCGGCCTTGGCGCGGCGGTGCAGAGTTCCCAGATTTTCTTCCAGAGCATCAAGTGGGCCGGTGTTGCCTATCTGTTCGTGCTCGGCATCCGCAACTGGCGGGCCGCTTCCTCGTTGCTTGATATCAGTGAGAGAGTCTGTCCTGTTTCCGCCCGCAAGCAGTATGCACTCGGTTTTGCCACGGGCATGTCCAATCCCAAGTCCATTCTGGTGTTCACGGCACTCTTTCCGCAGTTCATCAGGCCGGAGGGAAATTATACCCTGCAGTATCTTATACTCGGGGTATCCTTTTTCGTCCTGCAGTTGAGCAGCGCTTCTACCTACGCTGCATGTGGTTCCCGCATCGTGAACTGGCTGGTCCGTCGCCGCATGG is drawn from Desulfovibrio mangrovi and contains these coding sequences:
- a CDS encoding LysE family translocator; translated protein: MALSTWIAYALIMTVIAYTPGPMTLFSMSSGVRHGFWRTLPGIMGGSSAYIIQMCIVYVGLGAAVQSSQIFFQSIKWAGVAYLFVLGIRNWRAASSLLDISERVCPVSARKQYALGFATGMSNPKSILVFTALFPQFIRPEGNYTLQYLILGVSFFVLQLSSASTYAACGSRIVNWLVRRRMAHMQGRVTGGILFLAGGALALSRR